A stretch of the Lolium perenne isolate Kyuss_39 chromosome 3, Kyuss_2.0, whole genome shotgun sequence genome encodes the following:
- the LOC127344356 gene encoding F-box/LRR-repeat protein At1g67190: MEHLPVEVIGNIFAQLSAARDVMVASGVCRKWREACRKHLHSLSFNSDDFPRDMTTRQLEIVITQTIFQTMGLQCLSIHIDNTHEFSAAPVIAWLMYTRDTLRCLYYNIQTNPNVNILEKCGRQKLEVLDLDHNTITGVEPSYQRFTCLKSLYLRHVSISALDLSLLVAACPKIESLALDVLEIVTSDPLSTMELTSHTLKSLFVKTVGVDKIILDADNLEVLHLNALNLDLFELSGKGTLKHLKIDDVSVTHLDIGESTDHLEVVDVSNFMIVWPKFYNMISRACNLRTLRLWGVVFDDEDEIVDLETIAVSFPLLRHLSLSYELRDGLLHYSLQGLSPLENVLVLELGWTVISEHFGPWVFGMIEKCPNLKKLVIHGVLSEAKTREERKMLASFTSFIVCLMRKYVHVDVQFEYE, encoded by the coding sequence ATGGAGCACCTCCCGGTTGAAGTTATTGGCAACATTTTTGCACAGCTTAGTGCTGCACGCGATGTAATGGTTGCCTCTGGGGTCTGTCGGAAGTGGCGGGAGGCCTGTAGGAAGCATCTCCACTCACTGTCCTTCAACTCTGACGACTTCCCTCGAGACATGACTACACGTCAACTGGAGATCGTCATCACGCAGACTATATTTCAGACGATGGGGCTGCAGTGCCTCTCTATACATATAGATAACACACATGAGTTCTCCGCAGCACCTGTGATTGCATGGTTAATGTATACCAGGGATACGCTCCGATGCTTGTATTACAACATCCAAACCAACCCTAATGTGAACATCCTGGAGAAGTGTGGGAGACAGAAGCTGGAGGTGTTGGATTTGGACCATAACACAATCACCGGTGTTGAACCTAGCTACCAGAGGTTCACTTGTCTTAAGTCCCTCTATTTGAGGCATGTGAGCATTTCTGCCCTGGATTTgagccttttagttgctgcttgtCCAAAGATTGAGTCACTGGCACTCGATGTCCTTGAGATTGTCACTTCTGATCCGCTGTCTACAATGGAATTGACAAGCCATACCTTGAAAAGCCTTTTTGTAAAAACAGTCGGTGTAGACAAGATCATACTCGATGCAGATAATCTGGAGGTCCTGCACCTGAATgctttgaaccttgatttgtttGAGCTCTCTGGGAAGGGTACACTAAAGCATCTCAAGATTGATGATGTGAGTGTTACACATTTGGATATTGGGGAGAGTACAGATCATCTGGAGGTCGTGGATGTGAGTAACTTCATGATAGTCTGGCCAAAGTTCTACAATATGATTTCTAGAGCTTGTAACTTGCGGACACTACGTTTATGGGGTGTTGTgtttgatgatgaggatgagattGTGGACTTGGAGACTATTGCTGTTTCATTTCCTCTTCTAAGGCATCTTTCACTAAGTTATGAATTACGAGATGGGCTACTTCATTATAGCCTCCAAGGATTGTCACCACTAGAGAATGTATTGGTTCTGGAACTTGGCTGGACAGTAATAAGTGAGCACTTTGGACCCTGGGTGTTTGGAATGATTGAAAAGTGTCCAAATCTCAAGAAACTTGTCATTCATGGTGTTCTTTCTGAGGCAAAAACACGCGAAGAGCGCAAGATGTTAGCAAGCTTCACCTCTTTTATAGTCTGtctcatgagaaagtatgtgcATGTTGATGTGCAATTTGAGTATGAGTGA